In the genome of Solibacillus silvestris, one region contains:
- a CDS encoding transcriptional regulator translates to MTFFLQLHRFHKRYMQRLTSMLAGHELSNANWSLMQYLANEELATMSQIAKYWDVEKPTVSANVKTLTKRELIQLKQGNDRREKYISLTEKGEKLYENISPEIKFLQDQLLNNLTDEQQELFKKALSDMEKILKEGLE, encoded by the coding sequence ATGACTTTCTTTTTACAATTGCACCGTTTTCATAAACGTTATATGCAGCGTCTTACTAGTATGCTGGCAGGGCATGAACTGTCCAATGCCAACTGGTCTTTGATGCAATATTTGGCGAATGAAGAGCTGGCTACAATGAGTCAAATCGCGAAATATTGGGATGTCGAGAAGCCAACTGTTTCTGCAAATGTTAAGACATTGACGAAACGAGAGCTTATCCAACTGAAACAAGGCAATGACAGACGTGAAAAATATATAAGTTTGACGGAAAAAGGAGAAAAATTGTATGAAAATATTTCCCCGGAAATTAAATTTCTACAAGATCAGCTATTAAATAACCTGACAGACGAACAACAGGAGCTTTTCAAAAAAGCGCTGTCTGATATGGAGAAAATATTGAAAGAAGGGCTAGAATGA
- a CDS encoding SET domain-containing protein-lysine N-methyltransferase has product MMHPHTEIQFVSEQVGVGVFATKLIPKGTIVWIKDDLDLMLTEEFIESLGDLQKADVYKYAYLETDGVYVLHWDHAKYMNHSFKPNCVDTAYNFQMAAKDIQPGEQLTCDYGTLKGVEDFECISEEGTSRTKVTANDYLTYYEEWDEMARDTFKYFNAVEQPLKYLINKQYVNKVNAVANGTAPMDSILTLY; this is encoded by the coding sequence ATGATGCATCCACATACAGAAATTCAATTTGTCAGTGAGCAGGTAGGCGTCGGTGTCTTTGCAACTAAACTAATCCCTAAAGGGACGATTGTTTGGATTAAAGATGACTTAGACTTGATGCTGACAGAGGAGTTTATCGAAAGCCTTGGTGATTTGCAAAAAGCGGATGTCTATAAATATGCGTACTTAGAAACTGACGGTGTCTATGTCCTTCATTGGGATCACGCTAAATATATGAATCACAGTTTCAAACCAAATTGTGTCGATACAGCTTATAATTTTCAAATGGCCGCAAAAGACATTCAACCTGGCGAGCAATTAACATGTGATTATGGAACTTTAAAAGGTGTTGAGGATTTTGAGTGCATCTCTGAGGAAGGCACATCGAGAACTAAAGTAACGGCAAATGACTATTTAACCTATTATGAAGAATGGGATGAAATGGCACGGGATACTTTCAAATATTTCAATGCCGTAGAGCAGCCGTTAAAGTATTTAATCAACAAGCAATACGTTAACAAAGTGAATGCCGTTGCGAATGGTACTGCGCCAATGGATTCGATTCTTACGCTATATTAG
- a CDS encoding NADH-dependent FMN reductase, producing the protein MKILLVDGTIFGRKTGVLLEQVQQYIQAFNPSLELEILYFSKLQHQILDGSPLNDDMKKMIQKFEEADAYIFASPIFQASIPGVLKNAFDMIPPKALRYKPAAIIGNGGTYQHHLVLENQLRPILDYFRCLVTPNYVYTHADHFDKENKIIDEDVHNRLRELARVFVQYCEMTKTLSKQAVDMQ; encoded by the coding sequence ATGAAAATATTACTTGTCGATGGAACCATTTTTGGTCGTAAAACCGGCGTTCTTTTGGAACAGGTTCAACAATATATTCAAGCTTTCAACCCTTCGCTAGAATTGGAGATTTTATATTTCTCGAAATTACAGCATCAAATTTTAGATGGCAGTCCGCTAAATGATGATATGAAAAAAATGATTCAAAAATTTGAAGAAGCAGATGCTTACATTTTCGCGTCGCCGATTTTCCAGGCATCAATTCCAGGCGTACTGAAAAATGCCTTTGATATGATTCCACCAAAAGCGTTACGCTACAAGCCGGCAGCAATTATCGGCAATGGCGGAACATACCAGCATCATTTAGTACTGGAAAACCAGCTGCGTCCGATTCTTGATTACTTCCGCTGCCTAGTTACACCAAACTATGTATACACACATGCGGACCACTTCGATAAAGAAAATAAAATTATTGATGAAGATGTACACAACCGCCTGCGCGAACTTGCACGCGTATTCGTTCAATATTGCGAAATGACAAAAACATTATCAAAACAAGCAGTTGATATGCAATAA
- a CDS encoding UDP pyrophosphate phosphatase → MENFDLILVLKHFIIGIVQGLTEPIPVSSSGHVMIVSELLGMGEQGFTFAILTNTASLIAIMFIYREDIIRLITGFLLYIKTRNARYRTDFNFALYVIIGSIPAGVLGVLLSDVIADSVSMTTIAIMLFVTGIALWLIRNLRGTKRDGDLSAKDALLVGFGQAVALTPGISRSGATIISAIAVGMKQETALRFSFMLYIPVSLGGVVLGFTDFLDEPNKMDLAIPYTVTFLATLFMTYFAMRWFMGIMKNGKLHYFTYYCFLVGILLLIFF, encoded by the coding sequence ATGGAAAATTTTGATTTAATTTTAGTGTTAAAGCATTTTATTATCGGTATTGTCCAAGGCTTAACTGAACCAATTCCGGTGTCATCAAGCGGGCATGTCATGATTGTAAGTGAACTTCTGGGAATGGGTGAACAGGGCTTTACATTCGCGATTCTAACGAATACGGCATCATTGATTGCGATTATGTTTATTTACCGTGAAGATATTATTCGATTAATTACTGGATTTTTACTGTATATTAAAACACGAAATGCGCGATACCGTACAGACTTTAATTTTGCACTGTATGTCATTATCGGTTCGATCCCAGCAGGTGTTTTAGGTGTTTTGCTGAGTGATGTTATTGCAGATAGTGTGAGCATGACGACGATCGCGATTATGCTGTTTGTGACAGGTATTGCCTTATGGTTAATTCGAAATTTACGCGGAACGAAACGTGATGGGGATTTATCAGCAAAGGATGCCTTATTAGTAGGTTTTGGGCAGGCTGTAGCATTAACACCGGGAATTAGCCGGTCAGGTGCAACAATTATTTCCGCAATTGCTGTTGGAATGAAACAGGAGACGGCACTGCGTTTCTCATTCATGCTGTATATTCCGGTAAGTTTAGGTGGTGTCGTATTAGGGTTTACGGACTTCCTCGATGAGCCAAACAAAATGGATTTAGCCATTCCGTATACAGTTACATTCCTTGCGACATTGTTTATGACATATTTCGCTATGCGATGGTTCATGGGGATTATGAAAAACGGAAAGCTCCACTACTTTACGTATTACTGCTTTTTAGTAGGTATTTTATTATTAATATTCTTTTAA
- a CDS encoding oxidoreductase: protein MKTMRSALVVGATGLVGFSLVKLLCESEEYAAVNVLSRRPLDFTHPKLVVKLCEFDQIADKDIEFAHEVFCCLGTTMKKAGSKQQFEKVDFEYPLTIAAIAKNRGVGHFIVISAMGANEKALAYYSQVKGKLEAELIKIDFPRLSIVRPSLITGDRQEFRLGETIGDKVLKVLNPILVGPLKKMHSIPATQIALAMKVIALHGKKQKVAIYLSDELLEMQMPIIEEKEALEEEEVSFNWDKYKEEVLSPVGIEDEEVNRKNENPNNRE from the coding sequence ATGAAAACCATGCGTTCAGCGTTGGTCGTAGGTGCAACAGGATTGGTCGGTTTTTCCCTTGTGAAGTTATTATGCGAGAGTGAGGAGTATGCAGCTGTCAATGTCCTTTCGAGAAGACCGCTTGATTTTACGCACCCAAAATTAGTTGTAAAGCTGTGTGAATTTGATCAGATTGCAGATAAGGATATTGAATTTGCTCATGAGGTATTTTGTTGTTTAGGAACGACGATGAAAAAAGCCGGGTCAAAGCAACAATTTGAAAAGGTCGATTTTGAGTATCCATTAACGATTGCAGCCATCGCAAAAAACCGAGGAGTTGGTCATTTCATTGTTATTTCCGCAATGGGAGCAAATGAGAAGGCACTTGCTTATTATAGTCAGGTAAAGGGAAAATTGGAGGCAGAACTTATTAAAATAGATTTCCCGCGACTATCCATCGTACGTCCATCACTTATTACAGGAGATCGCCAAGAATTCCGTCTAGGAGAAACAATAGGCGATAAAGTATTAAAGGTGCTGAACCCAATCTTAGTCGGACCGTTGAAAAAGATGCATTCCATTCCGGCAACGCAAATTGCATTGGCAATGAAAGTAATTGCACTACACGGGAAAAAGCAAAAAGTGGCGATATACTTATCCGATGAACTGCTGGAAATGCAAATGCCCATTATTGAAGAGAAGGAAGCTTTAGAAGAGGAAGAAGTGAGCTTTAACTGGGATAAATACAAAGAAGAAGTGCTATCGCCAGTAGGTATTGAGGACGAAGAAGTCAATCGGAAAAACGAAAACCCAAATAATAGGGAGTAA
- a CDS encoding cold-shock protein — protein sequence MQQGTVKWFNSEKGFGFIEVEGGNDVFVHFSAIQGEGFKTLDEGQKVEFDVEEGNRGPQATNVTKL from the coding sequence ATGCAACAAGGTACAGTAAAATGGTTTAACTCAGAAAAAGGTTTCGGTTTCATCGAAGTTGAAGGCGGTAACGATGTATTCGTACACTTCTCAGCTATCCAAGGCGAAGGTTTCAAAACTTTAGACGAAGGTCAAAAAGTTGAATTCGACGTTGAAGAAGGCAACCGTGGCCCACAAGCTACTAACGTAACAAAACTTTAA
- a CDS encoding aspartate aminotransferase yields the protein MQYSDSILKTPSSFIRNILKVTDAYDVISFAGGLPNPISFPIDELKQSVNDAIDANGAKVFQYSTTQGYLPLRQYIADKLNNKQSNLNYTAEDVLITTGSQQALELISKVLLNKGDGVVIEEPGYLGAIQAFTLREPSFYGVTLETEGLNVEQFKDALKQPNVKMVYTVPNFQNPTGLTYTKERREEVFEAVKDQDVIFIEDDPYGELRFTGEHLPYIAAGKMTNSVVLGSFSKTVTPGMRLGYILTKNHELLNHVETAKQATDLHTNIFAQYILHQYLTNNEYEAHVEKIIALYKTQADAMLAAMEKYFPPYVKYTKPEGGMFVWVTLPEGVNALDKFTEAMEKKVAFVPGNPFYTDKESVNTLRLNYTNATPETIEEGIKRLAEIL from the coding sequence ATGCAATATTCTGATAGTATTTTAAAAACACCGTCATCATTCATCCGCAATATTTTAAAGGTAACGGATGCATACGACGTCATTTCATTTGCGGGAGGCTTGCCAAATCCAATTTCATTTCCAATTGATGAGTTAAAACAGTCGGTAAATGATGCGATTGATGCGAATGGTGCAAAGGTATTCCAATATTCTACGACACAAGGCTATTTGCCGCTACGTCAGTATATTGCAGACAAGCTTAATAACAAGCAATCGAATTTAAATTATACAGCAGAGGATGTCCTTATTACGACAGGATCCCAGCAAGCATTGGAGCTAATTTCCAAAGTTTTGCTGAACAAAGGGGACGGCGTTGTTATTGAAGAGCCAGGCTATTTAGGCGCGATCCAGGCTTTTACATTACGTGAACCAAGTTTCTACGGTGTCACACTGGAAACAGAAGGGCTGAATGTTGAACAGTTTAAGGATGCGCTAAAACAGCCAAATGTGAAAATGGTATATACAGTACCAAATTTCCAAAATCCTACTGGGTTAACGTATACGAAAGAGCGCCGTGAAGAAGTGTTTGAGGCGGTAAAAGATCAAGATGTCATTTTTATTGAGGACGATCCATATGGCGAGCTTCGTTTTACTGGTGAACACTTGCCGTATATCGCAGCAGGGAAGATGACGAACAGTGTCGTATTAGGTTCGTTTTCAAAAACGGTTACACCAGGTATGCGCCTAGGTTATATTTTGACGAAAAACCATGAACTACTAAATCATGTCGAAACAGCGAAGCAGGCAACGGATTTACATACTAATATTTTTGCACAATATATTTTGCACCAGTATTTAACGAATAATGAATATGAAGCGCATGTTGAAAAAATTATAGCGCTATACAAAACACAAGCAGATGCAATGCTGGCGGCAATGGAAAAATATTTCCCACCATATGTGAAATATACAAAACCTGAAGGCGGTATGTTCGTATGGGTCACACTTCCGGAAGGAGTAAATGCGCTTGATAAGTTTACGGAGGCGATGGAGAAAAAAGTGGCATTCGTGCCGGGAAATCCATTTTACACGGATAAAGAATCAGTTAACACACTACGCTTGAACTATACAAATGCAACACCGGAAACGATCGAAGAGGGTATTAAACGTTTAGCAGAAATATTATAA
- a CDS encoding DNA topoisomerase III produces the protein MVKSLVLAEKPSVARDIANVLKCHKKGNGFLEGDKYIVTWALGHLVTLADPESYDEKYKKWDLADLPMLPERLKLTTIKQTSKQYNAVKSQLTRNDVNEIIIATDAGREGELVARWIIERAKVNKPVKRLWISSVTDKAIKEGFANLKPGKAYENLYYAAVARSEADWYIGLNASRALSTKFNAQLNTGRVQTPVVAMVAAREDEIKNFKPQTYYGIEAQTKELKLTWQDQNGNARSFDKEKIDKIVHTLDKQNAKVIDIERKPKKTFSPGLYDLTELQRDANKLFGYSAKETLNIMQKLYESHKVLTYPRTDSRYLSSDIVSTLPERLKACSVGEYRTLANKVLTKPIKASKSFVDDSKVSDHHAIIPTEEYVNFANFNDKERKIYDLVVKRFLAVLFPAHEYEQLTVQAEIGKEKFIARGKTVISAGWKEVYSNRFDDEETSEDVKEQLLPRLEKGQVLNVTLLAQTSGQTKPPARFTEATILTAMENPAKYMNTQNKALADTLKSTGGLGTVATRADIIDKLFNSFLIEKRGKDIHITSKGRQLLDLVPNELKSPETTAQWEQKLEQIAKGKLKKDVFINEMKQHTKAIVADIKNSDKKFKHDNISTKSCPDCGKPMLEVNGKKGKMLVCQDRECGHRKNVSRVTNARCPQCKKKLELHGQGEGQIFICKCGYREKLSAFEARRKKEGGGKVDKRSVQKYLKQQEKEVEPINNAFADLLKGMKFDE, from the coding sequence ATGGTTAAAAGCTTAGTACTAGCAGAGAAACCTTCAGTTGCACGGGATATTGCGAATGTGCTGAAGTGTCATAAAAAAGGTAATGGATTTTTAGAAGGAGACAAATATATCGTCACATGGGCTTTAGGACATTTAGTAACGCTGGCAGATCCGGAAAGCTACGACGAGAAATATAAGAAGTGGGATTTAGCAGATTTACCGATGCTGCCCGAACGTCTGAAACTAACAACAATCAAGCAGACAAGCAAACAGTACAATGCCGTAAAATCACAGCTTACACGTAATGATGTTAATGAAATTATTATTGCAACAGATGCCGGTCGTGAAGGAGAACTTGTTGCACGCTGGATTATTGAACGCGCAAAAGTAAATAAACCGGTTAAACGTCTATGGATTTCTTCGGTTACCGATAAAGCGATTAAAGAAGGCTTTGCGAATTTAAAGCCAGGGAAAGCATATGAAAATCTATATTATGCAGCGGTTGCCCGAAGTGAAGCTGACTGGTATATCGGACTGAACGCAAGTCGCGCATTATCGACGAAATTTAATGCACAGCTTAATACAGGTCGTGTACAAACACCGGTTGTTGCAATGGTTGCCGCTCGTGAAGATGAAATAAAGAATTTCAAACCTCAAACGTATTACGGAATCGAAGCTCAAACGAAAGAGCTGAAATTGACATGGCAGGATCAAAACGGCAATGCACGTAGTTTTGATAAAGAAAAGATCGACAAAATCGTTCATACATTAGATAAGCAAAATGCGAAAGTTATCGATATTGAACGTAAACCGAAAAAGACATTCTCTCCTGGACTTTATGATTTAACTGAATTACAACGTGATGCAAATAAGCTATTCGGATATTCGGCAAAAGAAACGTTGAATATTATGCAAAAGCTATATGAATCACATAAAGTGCTCACATACCCGCGTACGGATTCACGTTATCTTTCATCCGATATTGTCAGCACATTGCCTGAGCGTTTGAAAGCTTGTTCTGTAGGGGAATATCGTACGTTAGCAAACAAAGTACTAACAAAGCCAATTAAAGCAAGTAAATCGTTTGTTGATGATAGTAAAGTATCCGATCACCATGCGATTATTCCAACTGAAGAATATGTGAATTTTGCGAACTTCAATGATAAAGAGCGTAAAATTTACGATCTGGTCGTAAAACGTTTCCTTGCAGTTCTTTTCCCTGCACATGAGTATGAGCAATTAACAGTTCAAGCCGAAATCGGGAAAGAGAAATTTATCGCACGCGGTAAGACGGTTATTTCTGCTGGGTGGAAAGAAGTATACTCGAATCGTTTTGATGACGAGGAAACTTCAGAGGATGTGAAGGAACAGCTGTTGCCGCGTCTTGAAAAAGGACAAGTGCTAAACGTGACATTACTTGCCCAAACATCTGGACAAACAAAACCGCCAGCGCGTTTTACAGAGGCGACAATACTGACAGCGATGGAAAATCCGGCGAAATATATGAACACGCAAAACAAAGCTCTTGCCGATACATTAAAATCGACAGGTGGGCTAGGGACTGTTGCGACACGTGCCGATATTATCGATAAATTGTTCAATTCGTTCCTTATTGAGAAGCGTGGAAAAGACATTCATATTACGTCAAAAGGCCGCCAGCTGCTGGATTTGGTACCGAATGAACTAAAATCTCCGGAAACAACGGCACAATGGGAGCAAAAGCTTGAGCAAATTGCTAAGGGCAAGCTGAAAAAAGATGTCTTCATTAATGAAATGAAGCAGCATACAAAAGCAATCGTTGCCGATATTAAAAACAGCGATAAAAAGTTCAAGCATGATAATATTTCAACGAAGTCCTGCCCGGATTGCGGAAAGCCAATGCTTGAAGTAAACGGAAAAAAAGGAAAAATGCTCGTATGCCAGGACCGTGAGTGCGGTCACCGTAAAAACGTCTCGCGTGTAACGAATGCCCGTTGTCCGCAATGTAAGAAAAAGCTGGAGCTGCACGGACAAGGTGAAGGCCAAATTTTCATATGTAAATGCGGTTACCGCGAAAAATTATCCGCATTCGAAGCGCGCCGTAAAAAAGAAGGCGGCGGTAAAGTTGATAAACGCAGTGTTCAGAAATATTTGAAGCAGCAAGAAAAAGAAGTAGAGCCAATTAATAACGCATTTGCGGATTTATTAAAAGGCATGAAATTTGATGAGTAA
- a CDS encoding multidrug MFS transporter, which yields MKEIKEPIWTKDFIIVSIINFVSILMFFLLMVTISSYAVDTYHVSTSIAGLVSSIFIIGSLIGRLGAGRLIGNIGPQKMLLIGLVLFFVTTTLYLMEWGVVYLLIIRLLQGIAVGTIGTATGTIVAMILPISRKGEGIGYFSLSAVLATAIGPFVGMFMLKLENGFDVIFYMNTGLSLMLLIAYFFVKISLPPVNKQNGQQTEKLSFIEKFIEPKALPISFIALLIGFAYSGVMTFITFYAREINLVEAASYFFLAYAGIVIISRPFTGKLMDVRGPNVIVYPCLAVFAVGMLLFSQASAGWMLLVAAVLIGFGYGNFNSIAQTIAVKVTEPHRFGLATSTYFILYDLGLGVGPFILGMIEPHTTYRTIFVSMIPLILICIPLYYLLVGRKQKLA from the coding sequence ATGAAGGAAATAAAAGAACCTATATGGACGAAAGATTTTATTATTGTATCGATCATTAACTTTGTATCCATTTTAATGTTCTTTCTTTTAATGGTGACTATTTCAAGTTATGCAGTAGATACATACCATGTTTCTACAAGTATTGCGGGGCTTGTTTCGAGTATTTTTATTATCGGTTCATTGATCGGCCGGTTAGGGGCTGGGCGTCTTATCGGTAATATCGGGCCACAGAAGATGCTTTTAATTGGCCTTGTCTTATTTTTTGTTACAACAACACTCTATTTAATGGAGTGGGGCGTTGTCTATTTATTGATCATCCGCCTATTGCAAGGGATTGCAGTCGGGACGATCGGGACAGCGACAGGTACGATTGTTGCTATGATTTTACCGATCTCACGTAAAGGAGAAGGGATTGGATACTTTAGTCTTAGCGCGGTTCTGGCAACAGCCATTGGTCCATTCGTCGGCATGTTCATGCTGAAGCTTGAAAATGGCTTTGATGTCATTTTCTATATGAACACCGGTCTTTCGCTTATGTTACTAATTGCTTATTTCTTTGTTAAAATCTCTTTACCACCAGTGAACAAGCAAAATGGGCAACAGACAGAGAAGTTATCGTTTATCGAAAAATTTATTGAACCAAAAGCGCTTCCGATTTCATTTATTGCCTTATTAATCGGTTTTGCGTACTCTGGCGTCATGACGTTTATTACGTTTTATGCAAGAGAAATCAACTTAGTGGAAGCGGCAAGCTATTTCTTCTTGGCATATGCAGGAATTGTCATTATTTCCCGCCCGTTTACAGGGAAATTAATGGATGTTCGCGGTCCCAACGTGATTGTATATCCATGTCTTGCTGTATTCGCAGTAGGAATGCTGCTGTTTAGCCAGGCATCTGCAGGCTGGATGCTGTTAGTAGCAGCTGTCCTAATTGGTTTTGGCTACGGGAACTTCAATTCCATCGCTCAAACAATTGCGGTTAAAGTAACGGAGCCTCATCGATTCGGCTTAGCAACATCGACATATTTTATTTTGTACGATTTAGGATTAGGGGTAGGGCCTTTTATTCTTGGAATGATCGAACCCCATACAACATACCGAACAATCTTCGTTTCCATGATTCCGCTAATTCTTATTTGTATCCCGCTTTACTATTTATTAGTAGGAAGAAAGCAAAAGCTAGCGTAA
- a CDS encoding DNA helicase yields MEQTIWQQEETHLKEISALLKQQIKIQSNHLKKQKGDIVEERSQASSEFNDVSGESAIQFSQMLQTMQLREREYLNASEQLSKMQILYKSPYFGRISIENEEGEREHLYIGLSTFREPKTDDVLIYDWRAPISSLFYENKVGKARYQIPDGEYIPVTIQGRRQYKVKYDELLQVLDADIYVGDEVLQSLLSDTAKEKMKSIVATIQSDQNIVIRSSNKDNLIVLGPPGSGKTSVAMQRIAYLLYEYRQTMNARSILLISPSDLFNDYISNVLPELGEDNVQHTTYYRLLRDLKLSYYKAETSYENIERLQKGSKEEREHYAFKGSHAYVKQLLKYIESLKKSGMPFYNLKVEEKLFVSAKKLTDLFYDKFGTLDIDFRLKKIRTVLLEKIEQEKKKDRKVLMKELKAVNTYIGTDKEIEQQANEKLQKKYGKLENAIHQLGFVNLNKMYLHSLTFQNDNLKTQMIQAVTTETLKQRILYYEDLAPIMYMQAVVKGLYTDNTIKHIVIDEIQDYSYLQLLTIKAMHPKAHYTLLGDKNQVVHPQMKDSLAGPLSKHFKAVELNKSYRSTNEITDFMSAILNNTTTESLGVSGDKPQMIETKSVGETIARLVGSHYKEEESFVILCKNKLACEQLYNELKPLLPQLQLVTEEQKVYMKGLLIMPGYMAKGFEFTTVLVADANAHAYREEMDAYLLYTIASRATRQLFLVTDGTMPKALAHIKEQYYRKEVNI; encoded by the coding sequence GTGGAACAAACGATATGGCAACAGGAAGAGACACATTTAAAGGAAATTAGTGCACTTCTAAAACAACAAATAAAGATTCAGTCCAATCATTTAAAAAAGCAAAAAGGCGACATTGTTGAGGAACGCTCACAAGCATCTTCGGAGTTTAACGATGTGTCAGGAGAAAGTGCCATCCAGTTTTCGCAAATGCTGCAAACGATGCAATTGCGTGAACGAGAGTATCTAAATGCAAGCGAACAATTAAGCAAAATGCAAATTTTATATAAAAGTCCGTATTTCGGGCGTATCTCAATTGAAAATGAAGAAGGCGAACGTGAACATTTATATATTGGCCTATCGACATTCCGCGAACCTAAAACGGATGATGTGCTGATCTATGACTGGCGAGCACCGATCTCCAGCCTTTTTTATGAAAATAAAGTCGGAAAGGCGCGCTATCAAATTCCAGACGGGGAATATATTCCGGTTACAATACAAGGCCGCCGTCAGTATAAAGTAAAGTACGATGAGCTATTGCAAGTACTGGATGCGGATATTTATGTAGGCGATGAAGTGCTGCAAAGCCTGCTGTCGGATACGGCAAAAGAAAAGATGAAATCGATTGTCGCAACGATTCAAAGTGACCAGAATATCGTCATTCGTTCATCAAATAAAGATAATTTAATCGTACTCGGACCACCCGGCAGCGGAAAAACATCTGTTGCGATGCAGCGAATTGCTTATCTACTGTATGAATACCGCCAAACAATGAATGCACGTAGTATTTTGCTTATTTCGCCGTCCGATTTGTTCAATGACTACATTTCTAATGTATTGCCAGAGCTCGGTGAGGATAATGTTCAACATACGACGTATTACCGTTTATTGCGCGATTTGAAATTATCTTATTACAAAGCAGAGACAAGCTACGAAAATATTGAACGTCTTCAAAAGGGGAGCAAGGAGGAACGCGAGCACTATGCATTCAAAGGCTCGCATGCATACGTAAAGCAGCTGCTGAAATATATTGAAAGTCTAAAGAAGAGTGGCATGCCATTTTATAATTTGAAGGTGGAAGAAAAGCTGTTTGTTTCCGCTAAAAAACTGACCGACCTGTTTTATGACAAGTTCGGCACATTGGATATAGATTTTCGCCTAAAAAAAATTCGTACAGTACTGCTCGAAAAAATAGAGCAGGAAAAAAAGAAAGACCGCAAAGTATTAATGAAGGAATTAAAGGCGGTCAATACGTATATCGGCACAGATAAGGAAATCGAGCAACAGGCAAATGAAAAGCTGCAAAAAAAGTACGGCAAACTTGAAAATGCGATTCATCAGCTAGGTTTTGTGAATTTAAATAAAATGTATCTTCATTCGTTAACATTCCAAAACGATAATTTAAAAACACAAATGATTCAGGCTGTAACGACTGAAACGCTGAAACAGCGCATATTATATTACGAAGATTTGGCCCCAATCATGTATATGCAAGCGGTTGTAAAAGGCTTGTATACGGATAATACAATTAAACATATTGTCATTGATGAAATCCAGGACTATTCGTATTTGCAATTGTTGACGATTAAAGCAATGCATCCAAAAGCGCATTACACGTTGCTGGGTGATAAAAACCAGGTTGTGCATCCGCAAATGAAGGATTCGCTGGCAGGTCCATTGTCCAAGCATTTCAAAGCTGTCGAGCTGAATAAATCATATCGTTCGACAAATGAAATTACCGATTTTATGAGCGCGATTTTAAACAACACGACAACCGAGTCGCTTGGTGTATCTGGAGATAAGCCACAAATGATCGAAACGAAATCAGTGGGTGAAACAATTGCTCGTCTTGTTGGTTCGCATTATAAAGAAGAGGAAAGCTTCGTCATCTTATGCAAAAATAAGCTGGCATGCGAACAATTATACAATGAATTAAAACCGCTTCTTCCACAGCTTCAGCTCGTTACAGAAGAACAGAAAGTTTATATGAAAGGGCTGCTCATCATGCCAGGCTATATGGCGAAAGGCTTTGAATTTACAACTGTTCTTGTAGCAGATGCCAATGCCCATGCATACCGGGAAGAGATGGATGCGTATTTACTGTATACAATTGCTTCTCGAGCGACCCGCCAATTATTTTTAGTAACGGACGGAACAATGCCAAAAGCGCTTGCACACATCAAAGAACAGTATTATCGTAAGGAAGTGAACATTTAG